One genomic segment of Sander lucioperca isolate FBNREF2018 chromosome 10, SLUC_FBN_1.2, whole genome shotgun sequence includes these proteins:
- the LOC116064693 gene encoding histidine N-acetyltransferase-like translates to MSAAGEASDVAYSLAEEQDFQQVLNICSGDAFDGLDYMAATFHRWLQEPGRLVFIARIKNRVVALESALLVDGSQTVVFQGLRVAPDLRGCGIGGALQKHVTDYIRYHYPQVSAVRLSRGDQPSPQTLDKYRLVAKEAILSLCCEAADLSLFVAELHSRISPSQHDPVTLTQQQAETLILTDYVVSNLLPGKTIINDWEPLKPLEANLEVLRRRGLIWIVDCEFEPTVMSLCSPPYPVPYRHDALHFNINIFGRSLASVCAVFLAQLEALLPTLQGCLIFYTYVDPTVWPGLRQICQNNSNVLFFKDYWEELVLEKDI, encoded by the exons ATGTCTGCTGCAGGGGAAGCTAGTGATGTGGCGTACAGCTTGGCCGAGGAGCAGGACTTCCAGCAG GTCCTGAACATCTGCAGCGGTGATGCCTTCGATGGACTGGACTACATGGCTGCTACTTTCCACCGCTGGCTGCAGGAGCCTGGACGTCTCGTCTTCATCGCCCGGATAAAGAACAGAGTG GTGGCGCTGGAGTCTGCGCTGCTGGTTGACGGCAGTCAGACGGTTGTATTTCAGGGACTCAGGGTGGCACCTGATTTGAGAGGCTGTGGCATCGGCGGCGCCCTCCAGAAGCACGTGACTGACTACATCCGCTACCACTACCCACAAGTCTCTGCTGTCAGGCTGAGCCGAGGTGACCAGCCTTCACCACAAACTTTGGACAAGTACCGACTCGTAGCTAAGGAG GCCATTTTGTCTCTGTGCTGCGAGGCTGCCGACCTTAGCCTCTTTGTTGCTGAGCTTCACTCCAGAATCTCGCCGTCTCAACACGACCCAGTGACCCTTACCCAGCAGCAGGCGGAGACTCTCATCCTGACCGACTACGTGGTTTCCAACCTGCTGCCCGGTAAAACCATCATCAATGATTGGGAGCCTCTGAAGCCCTTGGAGGCCAACCTGGAGGTGCTGCGCCGCAGGGGGCTGATATGGATTGTAGACTGTGAGTTTGAGCCCACAGTCATGAGCCTGTGCAGCCCGCCCTATCCTGTCCCCTACCGCCATGACGCCCTGCACTTCAACATCAATATCTTCGGCCGCAGTTTGGCTTCAGTGTGCGCAGTGTTTCTGGCTCAGCTCGAAGCTTTGCTGCCAACTCTCCAAGGATGCCTGATCTTCTACACCTATGTTGACCCGACGGTTTGGCCGGGGTTACGCCAGATCTGCCAAAACAACAGCAACGTTTTGTTCTTTAAAGACTACTGGGAGGAGCTCGTACTGGAGAAAGACATCTGA